Proteins encoded by one window of Micromonospora coxensis:
- the xylB gene encoding xylulokinase, giving the protein MPLVAGVDSSTQSCKVVVRDAETGALVRQGRAPHPDGTEVDPEAWWDALRAAIDAAGGLTDVAAVSVAGQQHGMVCLDDAGRVVRPALLWNDTRSADAAADLIAEAGGGEAGRRSWAEATGSVPVASFTATKLRWLARHEPDRAARVAAVCLPHDWLTWRLAGAPGLDALRTDRGDASGTGYWSPRTGAYRFDLLEQAFGRRLRVPTVLGPADAAGTLDRSVLAGPGGSPAASTGTATGGGATPAPAGGTVLLGPGTGDNAAAALGVGAGPGDVVVSIGTSGTVFAVSDAPAADPGGAVAGFADATGRFLPLVCTLNAARVLDAAAAMLGVGLDELSDLALAAPPGADGLVLVPYLEGERTPVRPLSTGALHGLTLHTATPAHLARAAVEGMLCALADGLDALTAQGARADRIVLVGGGARAAAVRRIAPQVFGRPVLVPPPGEYVADGAARQAAWVALGGATPPAWPVTGTQEYAAEPVPAVRRRYAAARDLTVDRSDATP; this is encoded by the coding sequence ATGCCGCTCGTCGCCGGGGTCGACTCGTCCACCCAGTCCTGCAAGGTCGTCGTCCGGGACGCGGAGACCGGCGCGCTGGTCCGGCAGGGCCGCGCGCCGCACCCGGACGGCACCGAGGTCGACCCCGAGGCCTGGTGGGACGCGCTGCGCGCGGCGATCGACGCCGCCGGTGGGCTGACCGACGTCGCGGCCGTCTCGGTCGCCGGCCAGCAGCACGGCATGGTCTGCCTGGACGACGCCGGCCGGGTGGTCCGACCCGCCCTGCTCTGGAACGACACCCGCTCCGCCGACGCCGCCGCCGACCTGATCGCCGAGGCCGGTGGCGGCGAGGCGGGCCGTCGCTCGTGGGCGGAGGCGACCGGCAGCGTGCCGGTGGCCAGCTTCACCGCCACCAAGCTGCGCTGGCTGGCCCGGCACGAGCCGGACCGGGCCGCCCGGGTCGCGGCGGTGTGCCTGCCGCACGACTGGCTCACCTGGCGGCTGGCCGGCGCGCCCGGCCTGGACGCGCTGCGCACCGACCGGGGCGACGCCAGCGGCACCGGCTACTGGTCGCCGCGCACCGGCGCGTACCGCTTCGACCTGCTGGAGCAGGCGTTCGGTCGGCGACTGCGGGTGCCGACGGTGCTCGGCCCGGCCGACGCCGCCGGCACCCTGGACCGGTCCGTCCTGGCCGGTCCGGGCGGCTCACCGGCGGCTTCGACCGGCACGGCGACCGGCGGCGGAGCGACGCCGGCACCGGCCGGCGGGACCGTGCTGCTCGGCCCCGGCACCGGCGACAACGCCGCCGCCGCGCTCGGCGTCGGGGCCGGCCCGGGGGACGTGGTCGTCTCCATCGGCACCTCCGGCACGGTCTTCGCGGTCTCCGACGCCCCGGCCGCGGACCCGGGCGGCGCGGTCGCCGGGTTCGCCGACGCCACCGGCCGGTTCCTGCCGCTGGTCTGCACGCTCAACGCGGCCCGGGTGCTCGACGCCGCGGCGGCGATGCTCGGGGTCGGCCTCGACGAGCTGTCCGACCTGGCGCTGGCCGCCCCGCCCGGGGCCGACGGGCTGGTGCTGGTGCCCTACCTGGAGGGGGAGCGGACCCCGGTCCGGCCACTGTCCACCGGGGCGCTGCACGGGCTCACCCTGCACACCGCGACCCCGGCGCACCTGGCCCGGGCCGCCGTCGAGGGGATGCTCTGCGCGCTCGCCGACGGCCTGGACGCGCTCACCGCGCAGGGGGCGCGGGCCGACCGGATCGTCCTGGTCGGCGGTGGCGCCCGCGCGGCCGCGGTCCGCCGGATCGCCCCGCAGGTCTTCGGCCGGCCGGTGCTCGTGCCGCCGCCGGGGGAGTACGTCGCCGACGGCGCCGCCCGCCAGGCCGCCTGGGTCGCCCTGGGCGGCGCGACGCCGCCCGCCTGGCCGGTCACCGGCACGCAGGAGTACGCCGCCGAGCCGGTCCCCGCCGTCCGCCGGCGGTACGCCGCCGCCCGGGACCTCACCGTCGACCGGAGCGACGCCACGCCGTAG
- the xylA gene encoding xylose isomerase: MAPRPTPADKFSFGLWTVGWPARDPFGDATRGELDPVEAVHRLAELGAYGITFHDDDVVPFGADAATRDAHLARFRKALDETGLVVPMVTTNLFQHPVFKDGGFTSNDRDVRRYALRKVLRNVDLAAELGARTFVMWGGREGAEYDLAKDVRAALDRYREAVDLLCQYVVDSGYDLRFALEPKPNEPRGDILLPTIGHALGFISTLAHPELVGLNPEVGHEQMAGLNFAHGIAQALWQGKLFHIDLNGQRGIKYDQDLVFGHGDLLNAFALVDLLEHGGPGGAPAYDGPRHFDYKPSRTEDFTGVWASAEANMRTYLLLKERAAAFRADPEVAEALAASRVAELSTPTLNPGETYADLLADSSAFEEFDVDAAGAKGFGFVRLNQLAVEHLLGAR; this comes from the coding sequence ATGGCACCCCGTCCCACCCCCGCCGACAAGTTCTCCTTCGGGCTCTGGACGGTGGGCTGGCCGGCCCGTGACCCGTTCGGCGACGCCACCCGGGGGGAGCTGGACCCGGTCGAGGCCGTGCACCGCCTCGCCGAGCTGGGCGCGTACGGCATCACCTTCCACGACGACGACGTGGTGCCCTTCGGCGCGGACGCCGCCACCCGCGACGCCCACCTGGCCCGGTTCCGCAAGGCCCTCGACGAGACCGGCCTGGTCGTCCCGATGGTCACCACCAACCTCTTCCAGCACCCCGTCTTCAAGGACGGCGGCTTCACCAGCAACGACCGCGACGTCCGCCGGTACGCGCTGCGCAAGGTGCTGCGCAACGTCGACCTCGCCGCCGAACTGGGCGCCCGCACCTTCGTGATGTGGGGCGGCCGGGAGGGCGCCGAGTACGACCTGGCCAAGGACGTCCGCGCGGCGCTGGACCGCTACCGCGAGGCGGTCGACCTGCTCTGCCAGTACGTCGTCGACTCCGGCTACGACCTGCGCTTCGCCCTGGAGCCCAAGCCGAACGAGCCGCGTGGCGACATCCTGCTGCCCACCATCGGTCACGCGCTGGGCTTCATCTCCACCCTCGCCCACCCGGAACTGGTCGGCCTCAACCCGGAGGTCGGCCACGAGCAGATGGCCGGGCTGAACTTCGCGCACGGCATCGCCCAGGCGCTCTGGCAGGGCAAGCTGTTCCACATCGACCTCAACGGCCAGCGGGGCATCAAGTACGACCAGGACCTCGTCTTCGGCCACGGCGACCTGCTCAACGCGTTCGCCCTGGTGGACCTGCTGGAGCACGGCGGTCCCGGGGGCGCCCCCGCGTACGACGGGCCCCGGCACTTCGACTACAAGCCGTCCCGTACCGAGGACTTCACCGGGGTGTGGGCCTCGGCCGAGGCGAACATGCGCACGTACCTGCTGCTCAAGGAGCGGGCCGCGGCGTTCCGGGCCGACCCGGAGGTGGCCGAGGCGCTCGCCGCCAGCCGGGTCGCCGAGCTGTCCACCCCGACGCTGAACCCCGGCGAGACCTACGCCGACCTGCTCGCCGACTCCTCCGCCTTCGAGGAGTTCGATGTCGATGCGGCCGGGGCGAAGGGCTTCGGCTTCGTCCGGCTCAACCAGCTCGCCGTCGAGCACCTGCTCGGCGCGCGCTGA
- a CDS encoding ROK family protein, whose product MTPVWQCQAVTSASTAGAVRQGSLRELNLAVVLGRIAAADRPPSRAAIAADTGLTRATVSAVVDDLIAGRLVVEAAPEPRAGAGRPARGLRLAADGPAGLGLEVNVDYLAACVVDLTGQVRHHEVHRADLRPLSPADALARLVELAGRARATADRHGLTLAGATLAVPGLVDAHGLVRLAPNLGWREVDVPALLAGHPPLTGTVAGPALTVDNEANLAALGELHATPGTASFLHVSGEIGIGAGIVLDGALFRGVRGWSGELGHVPVDPTGPRCRCGARGCLETYAGQEAVLAAAGLSGADLPADTAARRLADLAGAGDPATLDALRAAGTALGVAVSGVVNLLDLDTVVLGGGYATLAPWLRPPVAAELADRVLTAAWSPVTVRAAALGPESAVVGGAGAVLRRIITRPSDWLGRRE is encoded by the coding sequence ATGACCCCGGTGTGGCAGTGTCAAGCGGTGACCAGCGCCAGCACCGCCGGCGCGGTCCGCCAGGGCAGCCTGCGCGAGCTCAACCTCGCCGTGGTGCTCGGCCGGATCGCCGCCGCCGACCGACCGCCCTCCCGGGCCGCGATCGCCGCCGACACCGGCCTGACCCGGGCCACCGTCTCCGCCGTCGTCGACGACCTGATCGCCGGCCGGCTGGTGGTCGAGGCCGCACCGGAGCCACGCGCCGGGGCCGGCCGGCCCGCCCGTGGGCTGCGGCTCGCCGCCGACGGACCCGCCGGGCTCGGCCTGGAGGTCAACGTCGACTACCTCGCCGCCTGCGTGGTCGACCTGACCGGTCAGGTCCGCCACCACGAGGTGCACCGCGCCGACCTGCGGCCCCTCTCCCCCGCCGACGCCCTCGCCCGCCTGGTCGAGCTGGCCGGGCGGGCCCGGGCCACCGCCGACCGGCACGGGTTGACCCTGGCCGGCGCGACGCTGGCGGTGCCCGGCCTGGTCGACGCCCACGGGCTGGTCCGGCTCGCGCCCAACCTCGGCTGGCGCGAGGTGGACGTGCCCGCCCTGCTCGCCGGGCACCCCCCGCTGACCGGGACGGTCGCCGGCCCGGCGCTGACCGTCGACAACGAGGCCAACCTGGCCGCCCTCGGCGAACTGCACGCCACCCCCGGCACGGCGAGCTTCCTGCACGTCTCCGGCGAGATCGGCATCGGCGCCGGGATCGTGCTCGACGGCGCGCTGTTCCGGGGCGTACGGGGCTGGAGCGGGGAACTGGGCCACGTGCCGGTCGACCCGACCGGACCGCGCTGCCGGTGCGGCGCCCGGGGCTGCCTGGAGACGTACGCCGGACAGGAGGCCGTCCTCGCCGCGGCCGGACTCTCCGGCGCGGACCTCCCGGCGGACACCGCCGCCCGGCGGCTGGCCGACCTCGCCGGGGCGGGCGACCCGGCGACCCTCGACGCGCTGCGGGCCGCCGGCACCGCCCTCGGAGTGGCGGTCTCCGGCGTGGTGAACCTGCTCGACCTGGACACCGTGGTCCTCGGCGGCGGATACGCGACACTCGCCCCCTGGCTCCGCCCGCCGGTCGCCGCCGAACTGGCCGACCGGGTGCTCACCGCCGCCTGGTCCCCGGTCACCGTCCGGGCGGCGGCCCTCGGACCGGAGTCCGCCGTCGTCGGCGGCGCCGGCGCGGTGCTCCGCCGGATCATCACCCGACCGTCCGATTGGCTCGGCCGCCGGGAGTGA
- a CDS encoding PP2C family protein-serine/threonine phosphatase, translating into MSRPGPRPSPEAPLPADPRLARELLDGLAEAVVTTDHAGVVTLVNAMAGDLLPELTPGTDLAGCAVPALAAAVAQESRTFDTEHRGRRLRGVCRRLAAGRCAWYVRDVTEEQARTDALLAERSRTAFLAQAGSRLGLSLHRDQTLRAATTLPVPYLADAALVVHHPPPPAENLPHWIRYAEGDPAPVTGTAPWTFTGSVPGLADALHGDATDPSPWLDAELADLADVLPADFGRPGTVLISPMLAAGGPAGALILIRRAGRPGFDRRDIELAREFAARAGAAIATAELYGEQAHLARVLQNSLLPPTLPPLPGLTLAGGYRAAGDSLRIGGDFYEVFPTASGGMFALGDVCGKGVGAAVLTGRVRQSLQTLRLVEQRPLELMGLLNRALFDVPDASGRAQFTTLLLGTVDPEPDGGARARIAGGGHPSPLVVRADGSVTRVPVGGMPIGAFAGATFRQEEVRLAPGELLLAYTDGVTEARGGPTAMEMFGERRLLQALASAAGLPPAALVERLLQLVDEWLDGQAHDDIAMLAVRASSPG; encoded by the coding sequence GTGTCCCGGCCGGGACCCCGGCCGTCGCCGGAGGCGCCGCTGCCCGCCGACCCCCGGCTCGCCCGCGAACTGCTGGACGGGCTGGCCGAGGCCGTGGTCACCACCGACCACGCCGGAGTGGTCACCCTGGTCAACGCGATGGCCGGCGACCTGCTCCCCGAACTGACGCCCGGCACCGACCTCGCGGGCTGCGCCGTGCCGGCGCTGGCCGCCGCGGTGGCGCAGGAGAGCCGGACCTTCGACACCGAACACCGGGGCCGCCGGCTGCGTGGCGTCTGCCGTCGGCTCGCCGCCGGCCGGTGCGCCTGGTACGTCCGGGACGTCACCGAGGAGCAGGCGCGCACCGACGCGCTGCTCGCCGAGCGGTCCCGCACCGCCTTCCTCGCCCAGGCCGGCAGCCGCCTCGGCCTCTCCCTGCACCGCGACCAGACCCTGCGCGCGGCCACCACCCTGCCGGTGCCGTACCTGGCCGACGCCGCGCTGGTCGTGCACCACCCACCCCCGCCCGCCGAGAACCTGCCGCACTGGATCCGGTACGCCGAGGGCGATCCCGCCCCGGTGACCGGGACCGCCCCCTGGACGTTCACCGGCTCGGTCCCCGGCCTCGCGGACGCCCTGCACGGCGACGCCACCGACCCCAGCCCGTGGCTCGACGCCGAACTGGCCGACCTGGCCGACGTGCTGCCGGCCGACTTCGGCCGCCCCGGCACCGTGCTGATCAGCCCGATGCTCGCCGCCGGCGGCCCCGCCGGGGCCCTGATCCTGATCCGCCGGGCCGGGCGCCCCGGGTTCGACCGGCGCGACATCGAACTGGCCCGCGAGTTCGCCGCCCGGGCCGGCGCCGCGATCGCCACCGCCGAGCTCTACGGCGAGCAGGCCCACCTGGCGCGGGTGCTGCAGAACAGCCTCCTGCCGCCGACACTGCCGCCGCTGCCCGGTCTCACCCTGGCCGGCGGCTACCGGGCCGCCGGGGACAGCCTGCGCATCGGCGGCGACTTCTACGAGGTGTTCCCCACCGCCTCCGGCGGGATGTTCGCCCTCGGCGACGTCTGCGGCAAGGGCGTCGGGGCGGCCGTGCTCACCGGGCGGGTCCGCCAGTCCCTGCAGACCCTCCGACTGGTCGAGCAGCGCCCGCTGGAACTGATGGGGCTGCTCAACCGGGCCCTGTTCGACGTACCGGACGCCAGCGGCCGCGCCCAGTTCACCACCCTGCTGCTCGGCACCGTCGACCCCGAGCCCGACGGCGGGGCCAGGGCCCGGATCGCCGGCGGCGGGCACCCGTCCCCGCTGGTCGTCCGCGCCGACGGCAGCGTCACCCGGGTGCCGGTGGGCGGGATGCCGATCGGCGCGTTCGCCGGCGCGACGTTCCGCCAGGAGGAGGTCCGGCTGGCCCCGGGTGAGCTGCTGCTGGCGTACACCGACGGGGTGACCGAGGCGCGCGGAGGTCCGACCGCGATGGAGATGTTCGGTGAGCGGCGACTGCTCCAGGCGCTCGCTTCGGCGGCCGGGCTGCCACCGGCCGCGCTGGTCGAGCGGCTGCTCCAACTGGTCGACGAATGGCTGGACGGGCAGGCCCACGACGACATCGCCATGCTCGCCGTACGCGCCTCGAGCCCCGGGTGA
- a CDS encoding cobalamin B12-binding domain-containing protein — MSGDEPRAPAVTPADVAAYLDCLDRADPVAAARVATDLLAAGASVADVLVDLVAAAQREVGLRWLTGRWSVAQEHAATHVSEQVVDAVAARTGRRAPRGHVVTACVEGEWHALAARIVAEVVRDAGWRVTFLGASVPSRHLVSYLHQSGPDAVLLSCVQPSRLIRAARMVEACRAAGVPVVAGGPGFGTDGRWAAPIGAAAWGATARDAARLLDGPLHAAAHTGPPPPAGADEYVAVLHRRRDIVRLAVAEADLPDERAEDFGAAVAHLVDSLAAAIRVGDPQLLVDFAGWQGGVLAARGGRRPLLDVVLDSCARVLAEHPHSGDYLRRARAALTDPADR, encoded by the coding sequence GTGAGCGGGGACGAACCGCGCGCCCCGGCGGTGACGCCGGCCGACGTCGCGGCGTACCTCGACTGCCTGGACCGGGCCGACCCGGTGGCCGCCGCCCGGGTCGCGACCGACCTGCTGGCCGCCGGGGCCTCGGTCGCCGACGTGCTGGTGGACCTCGTCGCCGCCGCCCAGCGCGAGGTCGGCCTGCGCTGGCTGACCGGGCGGTGGAGCGTCGCCCAGGAGCACGCCGCGACCCACGTCAGCGAACAGGTGGTGGACGCGGTCGCCGCCCGGACCGGCCGGCGCGCGCCGCGCGGGCACGTGGTGACGGCCTGCGTCGAGGGCGAGTGGCACGCGCTGGCCGCCCGGATCGTCGCCGAGGTGGTCCGGGACGCGGGCTGGCGGGTCACCTTCCTCGGCGCCAGCGTGCCGTCCCGGCACCTGGTCTCGTACCTGCACCAGAGCGGACCGGACGCGGTGCTGCTGAGCTGTGTGCAGCCCAGCCGGCTGATCCGGGCCGCCCGGATGGTGGAGGCGTGCCGGGCGGCCGGGGTGCCGGTGGTCGCCGGCGGGCCGGGCTTCGGCACGGACGGCCGCTGGGCGGCCCCGATCGGCGCGGCGGCCTGGGGCGCCACCGCCCGGGACGCGGCCCGGCTGCTGGACGGGCCGCTGCACGCGGCGGCGCACACCGGACCGCCGCCGCCCGCCGGCGCCGACGAGTACGTGGCGGTGCTGCACCGCCGGCGCGACATCGTCCGGCTCGCCGTCGCCGAGGCGGACCTGCCCGACGAGCGCGCCGAGGACTTCGGCGCCGCCGTCGCGCACCTGGTGGACTCGCTGGCCGCGGCGATCCGGGTCGGCGACCCGCAGCTGCTGGTGGACTTCGCCGGCTGGCAGGGCGGGGTGCTCGCCGCCCGGGGCGGACGCCGGCCGCTGCTGGACGTCGTGCTGGACAGCTGCGCCCGGGTGCTGGCCGAGCACCCGCACTCCGGCGACTACCTGCGCCGGGCCCGGGCCGCCCTGACGGACCCGGCCGACCGGTGA
- a CDS encoding MarR family winged helix-turn-helix transcriptional regulator yields MAAELDAAAGALLSVWEAARERTTSRLSGPQLRAVMVVERHDGINLRRLAALLDMLLSSASRLCDRLVAAGMLEREPGRLDRREIALHLTPEARRLLTELRQDRRRRLADVLAGMSGEGRDALLRGIREFDRVARERESTAARAAERPVLAPPSARGAVDDPVARSA; encoded by the coding sequence ATGGCCGCCGAGTTGGACGCCGCGGCCGGTGCCCTCCTGTCCGTGTGGGAGGCGGCGCGCGAGCGTACGACGAGCCGTCTCTCCGGTCCTCAGCTCCGCGCCGTCATGGTGGTGGAGCGGCACGACGGGATCAACCTCCGCCGGCTCGCGGCGCTGCTGGACATGCTGCTCTCGTCGGCCAGCCGGCTCTGCGACCGGCTGGTCGCCGCCGGGATGCTGGAGCGGGAGCCGGGCCGCCTCGACCGCCGGGAGATCGCCCTGCACCTGACCCCGGAGGCCCGCCGGCTCCTCACCGAGCTGCGCCAGGACCGCCGCCGGCGGTTGGCCGACGTGCTCGCCGGCATGAGCGGCGAGGGGCGTGACGCGCTGCTGCGCGGCATCCGGGAGTTCGACCGGGTGGCCCGGGAGCGAGAGAGCACGGCGGCGCGGGCGGCCGAGCGGCCGGTGCTCGCGCCACCGTCGGCCCGCGGGGCCGTCGACGACCCGGTCGCCCGCTCGGCCTGA
- a CDS encoding PP2C family protein-serine/threonine phosphatase, with amino-acid sequence MSGPADRVRRVLIEAPADLLLDRLGDELARDFGITEIELYQVDYRLSALLPLGDGEPLTGPGHPAWRCFDHQEPIVAGGAGWFPVGMRGERRGVLRLTPAPTESDAVDQLAAAATALGHELAAVSAGTDVYRAARRTRRLTLAAEMQWELLPGRSRVRPSFSLAGQLEPAYAVRGDSFDWSDDGHRLWLSTINGTGEGVAASMLTALATHALRNARRGGLALADQAALADQAIYALHGGEQHLSALLMELDLASGRLTVVDAGSPRLLRLRDGEVDEQMLEKQFPLGMFEGTDYQEQHFELARGDRLFVVSDGVIDATGGDVRYGETALDRFLRRTGPMAPLDAVRSLIGDLRAFVAGDLIDDAVVVCLDWTGPQP; translated from the coding sequence ATGAGCGGACCGGCGGACCGGGTCCGGCGGGTGTTGATCGAGGCGCCGGCCGATCTCCTGCTCGACCGGCTGGGCGACGAGCTGGCCCGCGACTTCGGCATCACCGAGATCGAGCTGTACCAGGTCGACTACCGGCTCTCCGCGCTGCTGCCGCTGGGCGACGGGGAGCCCCTCACCGGGCCCGGCCACCCGGCGTGGCGCTGCTTCGACCACCAGGAGCCGATCGTCGCGGGCGGCGCCGGCTGGTTCCCGGTGGGGATGCGCGGCGAGCGGCGCGGGGTGCTCCGGCTCACCCCGGCGCCGACGGAATCGGACGCCGTCGACCAGCTCGCCGCCGCCGCCACCGCGCTCGGGCACGAACTGGCCGCCGTCTCCGCGGGCACCGACGTGTACCGGGCCGCCCGCCGGACCCGCCGGCTCACCCTGGCCGCGGAGATGCAGTGGGAGCTGCTGCCCGGGCGGAGCCGGGTCCGCCCCTCGTTCAGCCTGGCCGGGCAGCTGGAACCGGCGTACGCGGTGCGCGGCGACAGCTTCGACTGGTCCGACGACGGGCACCGGCTCTGGCTCTCCACCATCAACGGCACCGGCGAGGGGGTGGCCGCCTCGATGCTCACCGCGCTGGCCACCCACGCGCTGCGCAACGCCCGGCGGGGCGGGTTGGCCCTGGCCGACCAGGCCGCCCTCGCCGACCAGGCGATCTACGCCCTGCACGGGGGCGAGCAGCACCTCTCCGCCCTGCTGATGGAGCTGGACCTGGCCTCCGGCCGGCTGACCGTGGTCGACGCCGGCTCGCCCCGGCTGCTGCGGCTGCGCGACGGCGAGGTCGACGAGCAGATGTTGGAGAAGCAGTTCCCGCTCGGCATGTTCGAGGGGACGGACTACCAGGAGCAGCACTTCGAGCTGGCCCGCGGCGACCGGCTCTTCGTGGTCAGCGACGGGGTGATCGACGCGACCGGCGGCGACGTCCGGTACGGGGAGACCGCGCTGGACCGCTTCCTGCGCCGGACCGGCCCGATGGCGCCGCTGGACGCCGTACGGTCGCTGATCGGCGACCTGCGCGCCTTCGTGGCCGGCGACCTGATCGACGACGCGGTGGTGGTCTGCCTGGACTGGACCGGGCCGCAGCCCTGA
- a CDS encoding sugar transferase, with protein sequence MSSATLSTPVRVPPAASGRPTGPVARADQRAYVRLLVVLDTAVLCVAVLAGYAARFGDHTPIGSEIPYVLVAPGLVLTWLVSLKALRCYDDRVLGYGADEYRRVGTASLRLAGGIAIAGYIADVGVSRGFLGISFAFGTLALVVTRFAARKRLHLARYRGDGWSRRVLVVGDTAHVLELVHTLRREPYAGYQVVGACIPDALLAPVPQRLSDVPVVGSLRGVPEAASAIGADTVAVTASGELTAARLRRLGWQLEGTGIDLVVAPALTDVAGPRIHTRPVAGLPLIHVEAPEFRGARKLVKELVDRTAAALALLLALPVLAVLALAIRLDSRGPVLFRQTRVGQGGREFGVLKFRTMVVNADALRAELAARNETDGLMFKMRADPRVTRVGRLLRKYSLDELPQLVNVLLGQMSLVGPRPPLPSEVARYDGDVARRLLVKPGMTGLWQVSGRSDLSWEDGIRLDLYYVENWSLAADLTILWKTFGAVVRGRGAY encoded by the coding sequence GTGAGCTCGGCGACGCTGTCCACGCCGGTCCGGGTCCCGCCGGCGGCGAGCGGCCGCCCGACCGGGCCGGTCGCCCGCGCCGACCAGCGGGCGTACGTGCGGCTCCTGGTGGTGCTCGACACCGCCGTCCTGTGCGTCGCCGTGCTCGCCGGGTACGCCGCCCGGTTCGGTGACCACACACCGATCGGCTCGGAGATCCCGTACGTGCTGGTGGCCCCCGGGCTGGTCCTCACCTGGCTGGTCTCCCTCAAGGCCCTGCGCTGCTACGACGACCGGGTGCTCGGCTACGGCGCCGACGAGTACCGGCGGGTCGGCACCGCCAGCCTGCGTCTGGCCGGGGGCATCGCGATCGCCGGCTACATCGCCGACGTCGGCGTCTCCCGGGGATTCCTCGGCATCTCCTTCGCCTTCGGCACGCTGGCGTTGGTGGTGACCCGGTTCGCCGCCCGCAAGCGGCTGCACCTCGCCCGATACCGGGGCGACGGCTGGTCCCGCCGGGTGCTGGTGGTCGGCGACACCGCCCACGTGCTGGAACTCGTGCACACCCTGCGCCGCGAGCCGTACGCCGGCTACCAGGTGGTCGGCGCCTGCATCCCGGACGCGTTGCTCGCCCCGGTGCCGCAGCGGCTCAGCGACGTGCCGGTGGTCGGCTCGCTGCGCGGCGTGCCGGAGGCGGCGAGCGCCATCGGCGCGGACACCGTCGCGGTCACCGCCTCCGGCGAGCTGACCGCCGCCCGGCTGCGCCGGCTGGGCTGGCAGTTGGAGGGCACCGGGATCGACCTGGTGGTGGCCCCGGCGCTGACCGACGTCGCCGGTCCGCGCATCCACACCCGCCCGGTCGCCGGCCTGCCGCTGATCCACGTCGAGGCCCCGGAGTTCCGGGGCGCGCGCAAGCTGGTCAAGGAGCTGGTCGACCGGACGGCCGCCGCGCTGGCGCTGCTGCTGGCCCTGCCGGTGCTGGCGGTGCTCGCGCTGGCCATCCGGCTGGACAGCCGGGGGCCGGTGCTGTTCCGGCAGACCCGGGTCGGGCAGGGCGGCCGTGAGTTCGGCGTGCTGAAGTTCCGCACCATGGTGGTCAACGCCGACGCGCTCCGCGCCGAGCTGGCCGCCCGCAACGAAACCGACGGGCTGATGTTCAAGATGCGCGCGGACCCCCGGGTGACCCGGGTGGGCCGGCTGCTGCGCAAGTACTCGCTGGACGAGCTGCCCCAGCTGGTCAACGTGCTGCTCGGCCAGATGAGCCTGGTCGGCCCCCGGCCGCCGCTGCCGTCCGAGGTGGCCCGCTACGACGGCGACGTGGCCCGCCGGCTGCTGGTCAAGCCCGGCATGACCGGGCTCTGGCAGGTCAGCGGCCGCTCCGACCTGAGCTGGGAGGACGGCATCCGGCTCGACCTGTACTACGTCGAGAACTGGTCACTCGCCGCCGACCTGACCATCCTGTGGAAGACCTTCGGCGCGGTGGTCCGGGGGCGCGGGGCGTACTGA